From the Actinomycetota bacterium genome, one window contains:
- a CDS encoding TlyA family RNA methyltransferase, translating into MDSELVRRGMAGSRERAREAVLSGRVLVSGSVAEKPARLVDDSEPIHVTGDLPRYVSRGGLKLEGALDAFVIDVSGMRCLDLGASTGGFTDCLLKAGASEVVAVDVGRGQLAWELRNHPSVKSMERTDVRDLDDLGEFGLVTVDLSFISLRTVMPAVSRLAGRAPVLALVKPQFEVGRARVGSGGVVRDRSLHDEAVRAVVEAAAATGLHHHGTKESVLPGAEGNLEYFVLLRRSGS; encoded by the coding sequence CTGGACTCCGAGCTCGTCCGGCGCGGCATGGCCGGGTCGCGGGAGCGGGCGCGTGAGGCCGTGCTCTCCGGGCGCGTGCTGGTCTCCGGCTCGGTGGCGGAGAAGCCTGCACGTCTGGTCGATGACTCCGAGCCGATCCATGTCACCGGCGACCTTCCGCGCTACGTTTCGCGCGGAGGGCTGAAGCTTGAGGGGGCATTGGACGCGTTCGTGATCGATGTGTCCGGCATGCGGTGCCTGGACCTAGGGGCATCCACCGGCGGGTTCACGGACTGTCTTCTGAAGGCGGGCGCCTCAGAGGTGGTAGCCGTGGACGTCGGCCGCGGCCAGCTCGCGTGGGAGCTGAGAAACCACCCGAGCGTGAAGTCCATGGAACGCACCGATGTCCGCGACCTGGATGACCTGGGCGAGTTCGGGCTGGTGACGGTGGACCTGTCGTTCATCTCGCTGCGCACCGTCATGCCGGCGGTTTCCCGTCTCGCGGGACGGGCGCCGGTGCTCGCCCTGGTGAAGCCGCAGTTCGAGGTCGGCAGGGCGCGCGTCGGGTCCGGCGGCGTGGTGCGGGACCGCTCGCTGCACGACGAGGCGGTCCGGGCGGTCGTGGAAGCAGCCGCCGCCACGGGACTGCACCACCACGGGACGAAGGAGTCCGTGCTGCCAGGGGCCGAGGGCAACTTGGAGTACTTCGTCCTGCTGCGCAGGAGCGGATCGTGA
- the recN gene encoding DNA repair protein RecN — translation MLQELHVRDLGVIAEASVSFGPGLNVITGETGAGKTLLMTCLGLLAGARADPRLVAAGADQALVQAVMSAAAGGPDTEGGELIVARRISPDGKSRAWLDGRLVPASVLADAVGELVEVHSQGSGFALARPAVQMQALDSLAGTGDLLREYRAVLSRLRESMDELRDIREGERLRAREQEFLSFQVREIDAAALDDGEDEAVRIELGRLENAERLTLDGQRVVSLTGSDGAAAHLTEAAKVLRDASALDPSVQDVAERMSALGDEVSEAAREVRAWAEGIEPDPARLESLRDRAALISSLGRKYGATVADIKAAAESARRELASLESADARTAGLDESVVRLESELGALGAELSKRRAAAAADLTAMVNGELGALALGGCSFEASCEASGTHSDRGADRVEFRFSSDSRRPPEPIGKVASGGELSRAMIAVTLALASAHHVPVLVFDEADQGVGGAAALEVARRLARLGRTHQVLVVSHLPQIAAYADCHVAVRRHESGVRVETLQDDGRIAEISRMLAGLDSSDRARAHAEELVSMARRERDGRPAAKPRSRRAAATA, via the coding sequence ATGCTGCAGGAGCTTCACGTCCGCGACCTGGGAGTGATCGCCGAGGCGTCCGTCTCGTTCGGTCCTGGACTCAACGTGATCACCGGCGAGACGGGGGCCGGCAAGACGCTGCTGATGACCTGCCTCGGGCTGCTGGCCGGCGCCCGTGCCGATCCGCGACTCGTCGCCGCCGGGGCCGACCAGGCGCTGGTTCAGGCGGTGATGTCGGCTGCCGCCGGGGGACCCGACACCGAGGGCGGCGAGCTGATCGTGGCGCGCCGGATATCCCCCGACGGCAAGTCCCGCGCCTGGCTGGACGGCCGGCTGGTACCGGCATCCGTGCTTGCGGATGCAGTGGGCGAGCTGGTGGAGGTGCACTCGCAGGGATCGGGGTTCGCGCTCGCTCGTCCGGCAGTCCAGATGCAGGCGCTGGACTCCCTGGCCGGGACGGGTGACCTGTTGCGTGAGTACCGGGCGGTGCTGTCGCGCCTGCGGGAGTCCATGGACGAGCTGCGCGACATACGCGAGGGGGAGCGGCTGCGCGCCCGCGAGCAGGAGTTCCTGTCGTTCCAAGTCCGCGAGATCGACGCGGCCGCCCTCGACGACGGTGAGGACGAGGCGGTGCGCATAGAGCTGGGACGGCTGGAGAACGCCGAGAGGTTGACCCTGGACGGCCAGCGCGTCGTGTCGCTGACGGGCTCGGACGGGGCCGCGGCACATCTGACGGAGGCGGCGAAGGTCCTGCGCGACGCGTCGGCCCTCGACCCGTCCGTTCAGGACGTGGCGGAGCGGATGTCCGCGCTCGGTGACGAGGTGTCGGAGGCCGCGAGGGAAGTCCGGGCGTGGGCCGAGGGCATCGAGCCGGACCCCGCCCGTCTGGAGTCGCTGCGCGACAGGGCCGCGCTGATCTCGAGCCTGGGACGCAAGTACGGGGCGACCGTGGCCGACATCAAGGCGGCGGCCGAGTCCGCGCGGCGGGAGCTCGCGTCGCTGGAGTCCGCGGATGCCAGGACGGCCGGCCTGGACGAGTCGGTGGTCCGGCTGGAGTCGGAACTCGGTGCGCTGGGGGCCGAGCTGTCAAAGAGGCGTGCCGCAGCGGCTGCCGACCTGACGGCCATGGTCAACGGCGAGCTGGGCGCCCTGGCGCTGGGGGGATGTTCGTTCGAGGCGTCCTGCGAGGCGTCTGGCACCCACTCCGACAGGGGAGCCGACCGGGTGGAGTTCCGATTCTCCTCCGACTCGCGCAGGCCGCCCGAGCCCATCGGAAAGGTGGCGTCCGGAGGCGAGCTGTCGAGGGCGATGATCGCGGTGACCCTGGCGCTGGCTTCCGCCCACCACGTTCCCGTGCTGGTGTTCGACGAGGCCGACCAGGGGGTCGGGGGAGCGGCAGCTCTGGAGGTGGCGCGGAGGCTGGCGCGCCTGGGGCGCACGCATCAGGTCCTGGTCGTCTCGCACCTGCCGCAGATCGCGGCCTACGCCGACTGCCACGTCGCGGTCCGCAGGCACGAATCGGGGGTTCGCGTGGAGACGCTGCAGGACGACGGCCGCATCGCGGAGATCTCCCGGATGCTCGCGGGCCTGGACTCATCGGACAGGGCGCGCGCCCACGCCGAAGAACTGGTCTCCATGGCGCGGCGGGAGCGCGACGGGCGGCCGGCGGCCAAGCCCCGTTCGCGACGGGCGGCCGCGACCGCCTGA
- a CDS encoding lipid II flippase MurJ, with the protein MGPGLPGQPVAAEESEAGLLRSSASISLITAAARVAGFARWIVLGATVGATYLGNTYQTANWVPNILFELAAGGVLTAVFVPTFVAELEHGRERGTEVAASIANGLLLLSLPLVAGAIIFGRPIMRGLTVGVADPAVRAAEIELGAWFLRFFAPQIPLYLLGMVMTGILHAHRKFVAPAAAPLFSSLVVIATYLVFHSMGPRADIGTATREQLYVLAGGTTAGVVALTFSQLPSVLRLGIRWRPVLRLRDPSVRRAMRAGGWGMAFFAVTQAGLLVTLILANRVRGGVVAYQVGYALFMLPVALIGLPVAISLYPSMSRSIVRRDEQGYARVLSLGWRTTALLAAPAAAGLAVLARPLAQALETAGAARTGSALVAAASGALALGLPAYALNEILARAFYARRQTAPPVAVNAVAIGLYAFAACTITAVARPRGADAVAVMGWAHSAGQWAGVAVGVLLLARSARVWRPAGDLVSTAASAARAAVMAACVWLVVHALRAVPPAPRVAAGVLAGAAVFGVACLFSRDARLAMSGIRNRR; encoded by the coding sequence GTGGGCCCCGGTCTCCCCGGACAGCCGGTCGCGGCAGAGGAGTCCGAAGCCGGGCTGCTGCGGTCCTCGGCGTCCATCTCGCTGATCACCGCCGCGGCACGTGTGGCCGGCTTCGCGCGGTGGATCGTGCTCGGGGCGACGGTCGGAGCCACTTACCTCGGCAACACCTACCAGACGGCCAACTGGGTGCCGAACATCCTGTTCGAGCTGGCCGCGGGAGGGGTCCTGACGGCGGTGTTCGTCCCGACGTTCGTCGCGGAACTTGAGCATGGACGGGAGCGGGGGACCGAGGTCGCGGCCAGCATCGCCAACGGACTGCTGTTGCTGTCGCTTCCCCTCGTGGCCGGGGCGATCATCTTCGGACGTCCGATCATGCGCGGGCTCACCGTCGGGGTTGCCGACCCGGCCGTGCGTGCCGCGGAAATCGAGCTGGGAGCCTGGTTTCTGCGCTTTTTCGCCCCGCAGATCCCGCTCTACCTCCTCGGGATGGTCATGACTGGGATCCTGCACGCCCACCGGAAGTTCGTGGCCCCGGCGGCAGCTCCGTTGTTCTCAAGCCTCGTCGTGATCGCCACGTACCTCGTCTTCCACTCGATGGGACCGCGAGCCGACATCGGCACCGCGACGCGGGAGCAGTTGTACGTCCTGGCCGGCGGAACGACCGCCGGCGTGGTGGCACTGACCTTCTCGCAGCTCCCGTCGGTTCTCCGGCTGGGTATCAGGTGGCGGCCGGTGCTGAGACTGCGGGACCCTTCCGTGCGCAGGGCGATGAGAGCCGGAGGATGGGGAATGGCCTTCTTCGCGGTCACCCAGGCCGGTCTGCTGGTCACCCTGATCCTGGCCAACCGGGTCCGCGGGGGCGTGGTGGCGTACCAGGTCGGCTACGCGCTGTTCATGCTGCCTGTCGCCCTGATTGGGCTGCCGGTGGCGATCTCGCTGTACCCGTCGATGTCCCGCAGCATTGTCCGACGTGACGAGCAGGGATACGCCAGGGTGCTGTCGCTCGGATGGAGGACCACGGCCCTGCTGGCCGCTCCCGCCGCGGCCGGGCTGGCGGTGCTCGCTCGTCCGCTGGCGCAGGCACTCGAGACCGCGGGGGCCGCCCGCACCGGGTCCGCTCTTGTCGCCGCTGCGTCGGGAGCGCTGGCTCTGGGACTGCCGGCGTACGCACTCAACGAGATCCTCGCCCGCGCCTTTTACGCCCGGCGGCAGACGGCTCCGCCCGTCGCCGTCAACGCGGTCGCCATCGGCCTTTACGCATTCGCCGCCTGCACAATCACGGCTGTTGCGCGCCCCCGTGGAGCCGACGCCGTCGCCGTGATGGGCTGGGCTCACTCGGCCGGGCAGTGGGCCGGCGTGGCGGTCGGCGTTCTGCTCCTTGCGCGGTCCGCGAGGGTGTGGCGTCCTGCGGGCGACCTCGTGTCGACCGCTGCGAGCGCGGCGCGGGCGGCGGTGATGGCGGCCTGCGTGTGGTTGGTGGTCCACGCCCTGCGCGCGGTTCCTCCGGCCCCGAGGGTGGCGGCTGGAGTGCTGGCCGGTGCGGCGGTGTTCGGCGTGGCCTGCCTGTTCTCGCGGGACGCCCGTCTGGCGATGAGCGGGATCCGCAACCGCCGGTGA
- a CDS encoding copper transporter, protein MIDFRYHIVSIVAVFLALGLGILMGTTVLDRVAVDALRAQVDNLRSDARESRRDITALRTEVDRQRTFADQVSPWVRHDQLAGKPVVFVSDNGGARWDDSVRDAIAQTGARPVGAMTLTAKWKLDAASARQLQSATAPLGAAMPRDKPDESPDERRQAEDALTTLGSQIFAPEGQALLRELVQSGFVEVADADLQQAWPPAGALVVAFTGPDPGRGTASSSPGWVASLARATATATPTLVVSPGADAGTGDVTILRNLPETPATLVTFDAGSLSFGRLGSVLALESAAAGRGGHFGVERGRRLLPERR, encoded by the coding sequence TTGATCGACTTCCGCTACCACATCGTCTCGATCGTCGCCGTCTTCCTGGCCCTGGGTCTGGGCATCCTGATGGGGACAACCGTCCTGGACCGCGTGGCCGTCGACGCGCTCCGCGCGCAGGTCGACAACCTGCGGTCGGACGCCCGGGAGTCCAGACGGGACATAACGGCCCTGCGGACAGAAGTGGATCGCCAGCGCACGTTCGCCGACCAGGTGAGCCCCTGGGTGCGCCACGACCAGCTCGCCGGCAAGCCCGTGGTGTTTGTGTCCGACAACGGCGGGGCGCGCTGGGACGACTCGGTCAGGGACGCCATCGCCCAGACCGGGGCACGGCCCGTCGGAGCCATGACCCTCACCGCCAAGTGGAAGTTGGACGCTGCGTCGGCCAGGCAGCTGCAGTCGGCGACGGCGCCGCTCGGAGCCGCCATGCCTCGCGACAAGCCGGACGAGTCGCCGGACGAGCGCCGGCAGGCGGAGGACGCGCTGACGACGCTCGGCTCCCAAATCTTCGCCCCGGAAGGGCAGGCCCTTCTGCGGGAGCTCGTACAGAGCGGGTTCGTGGAGGTCGCCGATGCCGACCTCCAGCAGGCCTGGCCTCCCGCCGGTGCATTGGTGGTGGCCTTCACCGGACCGGACCCGGGGCGGGGCACGGCCTCCTCCAGCCCCGGGTGGGTAGCTTCGCTGGCGCGGGCCACGGCCACGGCAACGCCGACCCTCGTGGTCTCACCTGGCGCGGATGCCGGCACCGGCGACGTGACTATCCTGCGCAACCTCCCGGAAACGCCGGCAACGCTGGTCACCTTCGACGCGGGTTCGCTTTCGTTCGGCCGCCTCGGCTCGGTGCTGGCGCTGGAGTCGGCCGCCGCCGGGCGCGGTGGTCACTTCGGCGTCGAGCGAGGCAGGCGGCTGCTCCCCGAGCGTCGCTGA
- a CDS encoding HAD-IIA family hydrolase produces the protein MILADAYEAFLLDLDGVVWRGETPIPGAARVVAELRDRGRRVVFVTNNSSRTARDFAMKLFRMQIPMESGDVVTSGHAVVAELRRLGLERGERVHVCGGDGLIRQLAHDGFSPVKETDDVAAVVVGWNPEGVFDDIRKAADLVRAGLPFIASNADPTYPAEGQLLPGTGAIVAAIEVASGKKATVVGKPRPELFRLALARAAVPASKALFCGDRASTDVEGARAAGIPAALVLTGVTTEGELAGLPHLPQHVLDGLPDLLLDLPETGEGQDRLRLDVGREGKRVIVRGAHVPAASDRQAARIVLRKLLLEAVQGATAVESSEPLRPYLERLGARVEAQLRLPAV, from the coding sequence TTGATCCTCGCCGACGCCTACGAAGCGTTTCTCCTGGACCTGGACGGGGTCGTCTGGCGGGGGGAGACGCCGATCCCGGGGGCCGCACGCGTGGTGGCGGAGCTGCGCGACAGGGGCCGCCGGGTGGTGTTCGTCACGAACAACTCCTCGCGCACCGCCCGCGACTTCGCCATGAAGCTGTTCCGCATGCAGATCCCGATGGAGAGCGGGGACGTCGTCACGTCCGGGCACGCCGTCGTCGCCGAGCTGCGCAGGCTCGGCCTGGAGCGCGGAGAAAGGGTGCACGTGTGCGGCGGCGACGGGCTGATCAGGCAACTGGCCCACGACGGATTTTCGCCGGTTAAAGAGACCGACGACGTCGCTGCGGTCGTGGTCGGATGGAACCCCGAAGGGGTGTTCGACGACATCCGCAAGGCGGCGGACCTAGTGCGGGCGGGCCTGCCGTTCATTGCCTCCAATGCGGACCCGACCTACCCGGCAGAGGGGCAGTTGCTCCCGGGGACGGGCGCCATAGTCGCCGCGATCGAAGTGGCGTCCGGCAAAAAGGCGACCGTGGTCGGCAAGCCGCGTCCGGAGCTGTTCCGGCTTGCGCTGGCCCGCGCCGCCGTCCCCGCCTCGAAAGCGCTTTTCTGCGGAGACCGTGCCTCCACCGACGTCGAGGGGGCCCGGGCCGCGGGCATTCCCGCCGCGCTCGTGCTGACGGGCGTCACGACCGAGGGGGAGCTTGCGGGCCTGCCGCACCTGCCGCAGCACGTCCTGGACGGCCTGCCGGACCTGCTGCTGGACCTGCCGGAGACGGGGGAGGGGCAGGACCGCCTTCGGCTCGACGTCGGCCGCGAGGGCAAGAGGGTAATCGTCCGGGGCGCCCACGTCCCGGCCGCGTCAGACCGGCAGGCAGCACGGATCGTGCTCCGCAAGCTGCTGCTCGAGGCCGTCCAAGGAGCGACGGCCGTGGAGTCGTCCGAGCCCCTGCGTCCCTACTTGGAGAGGCTCGGAGCCCGGGTCGAAGCTCAGCTGCGCCTGCCGGCGGTGTAG
- the steA gene encoding putative cytokinetic ring protein SteA, translating into MGIRLLSRRSSAARRPLNGSGTGTGLSGTARMDRRTKDLVRRVKPGNIAIIDHDDLDRVAAESLLDHGVAAVVNARPSISGRYPNLGPLILVHAHIPVLDAVGPGVFDEVSEGDVVRLEGDKLLVDDRVVAQGVLLDEASVLQKMEAAKAQLSATVERFAENTLDYVRREQDILVEGVRIPLRTRFKGRHALVVTRGHHYKEDLRALRGYIKEMRPVIVAVDGAADACLAEGIKPDVIVGDVDSASAAALRSGAELLVHPQGEWRRRHAEGQASDEPEEVKTVRNLGLSCHVITAPGTSEDVALLLAHEQGAELVVAVGSHTSTIEFLDKGRAGMASTFLARLRLGPSLVDAKGVSLLYRTRVRRQDLLLLVVAAVVTMAIVNYFSPPARLFWGIVWEQLIDFVFRLRGLF; encoded by the coding sequence ATGGGAATCCGCCTGCTCAGCCGCCGGTCCTCCGCCGCCCGGCGACCCTTGAACGGGTCCGGGACGGGCACCGGCCTGTCCGGAACCGCGCGAATGGACCGCAGGACCAAGGATCTCGTCCGGCGGGTGAAGCCCGGCAACATCGCGATCATCGACCATGACGACCTGGACCGGGTGGCGGCTGAAAGCCTCCTGGACCACGGGGTCGCCGCTGTGGTCAACGCGCGGCCCTCGATCTCCGGACGCTACCCCAACCTCGGCCCCCTGATCCTGGTGCACGCGCACATCCCGGTCCTGGACGCGGTCGGTCCGGGAGTGTTCGACGAGGTGTCGGAGGGCGACGTCGTCCGCCTCGAAGGCGACAAGCTGCTGGTGGACGACCGGGTCGTCGCGCAGGGAGTGCTGCTGGACGAGGCGTCTGTCCTTCAGAAGATGGAGGCGGCGAAGGCCCAGTTGTCGGCCACCGTCGAGAGGTTCGCCGAGAACACTCTGGACTACGTCCGGCGCGAGCAGGACATCCTTGTCGAGGGGGTCCGGATTCCGCTGCGCACGCGGTTCAAGGGCCGCCACGCGCTGGTGGTCACGCGCGGCCACCACTACAAGGAGGACCTGCGCGCCCTGCGCGGCTATATCAAGGAAATGCGTCCGGTCATCGTGGCCGTCGACGGGGCCGCCGACGCCTGCCTCGCCGAGGGAATCAAGCCGGACGTGATCGTCGGCGACGTCGACTCGGCGTCGGCCGCGGCCCTTCGCAGCGGTGCCGAGCTGCTCGTCCACCCGCAGGGCGAGTGGCGCAGGCGCCACGCCGAGGGGCAGGCCTCCGACGAGCCCGAAGAGGTGAAGACGGTCCGGAACCTCGGACTGAGCTGCCACGTCATCACGGCCCCCGGAACAAGCGAGGACGTCGCGCTTCTGCTGGCACACGAGCAGGGGGCCGAGCTTGTCGTGGCGGTGGGATCCCACACGTCCACGATCGAGTTTCTGGACAAAGGACGCGCGGGCATGGCCTCGACATTCCTGGCCAGGCTCCGGCTCGGGCCGTCGCTGGTGGACGCCAAGGGGGTGTCGCTTCTGTACCGCACCCGTGTGCGGCGGCAGGACCTCCTGCTGCTGGTTGTCGCCGCGGTCGTGACGATGGCGATAGTCAACTACTTCTCCCCCCCGGCCAGGCTGTTCTGGGGGATCGTCTGGGAGCAGCTGATCGACTTCGTGTTCCGGCTGCGCGGGCTGTTTTGA
- a CDS encoding rhomboid family intramembrane serine protease, with product MTMLIPIRDHNPTRRTPLVTWGLIAVNIWAFLKFGVSEETVHQFGAIPCDVASRCDFLSTQLEQRFPQRTSLTSIVTSMFMHGSLLHLGGNMLYLWVFGNNVEDRLGHVRYLVFYLVTGVAAAASHILVDSASVIPIVGASGAVAGVLGGYLVMFPRARVTSLVPIFLFWPVQVSAKFLLVMWFVLQVFSGVAGLGAQQGGGVAFFAHVGGFVAGYLIVKAMNPPKPVVVEPQLDRLPW from the coding sequence ATGACGATGCTGATCCCGATCCGCGACCACAACCCGACCCGGCGGACGCCGCTCGTCACCTGGGGGCTCATCGCCGTGAACATCTGGGCGTTCCTCAAGTTCGGCGTGAGCGAGGAGACCGTCCACCAGTTCGGCGCGATCCCCTGCGACGTCGCGAGCCGATGCGACTTCCTGTCAACGCAGCTGGAGCAGCGATTCCCGCAGCGGACGTCGCTGACGAGCATCGTCACGTCCATGTTCATGCACGGAAGCCTCCTGCACCTGGGCGGGAACATGCTCTACCTGTGGGTCTTCGGCAACAACGTCGAGGACAGGCTCGGGCACGTGCGGTACCTGGTCTTCTACCTCGTGACCGGTGTCGCCGCGGCCGCCTCCCACATCCTGGTCGACAGCGCTTCGGTAATCCCGATCGTGGGTGCGTCCGGAGCCGTGGCCGGGGTGCTCGGGGGCTATCTGGTGATGTTTCCGCGGGCCCGCGTCACGTCGCTCGTCCCGATCTTCCTTTTCTGGCCCGTGCAGGTGTCGGCGAAGTTCCTGCTCGTCATGTGGTTCGTCCTGCAGGTCTTCTCGGGCGTCGCGGGGCTGGGGGCCCAGCAGGGCGGCGGAGTGGCCTTCTTCGCGCACGTCGGCGGCTTCGTCGCCGGCTACCTCATCGTGAAGGCGATGAACCCGCCGAAGCCTGTAGTCGTCGAGCCCCAGCTGGACCGTCTGCCCTGGTGA
- a CDS encoding tetratricopeptide repeat protein, with amino-acid sequence MAEPVYEWFQQGMALLRSGDSHAAATVLERAVAAEPDKTSVREALARAYYGAERFDDALEQFLTVLEMSPVNDYAIFGTGLCLGRLGRLDEAVGHLKMAAVMRPDNDDYVSAVRRWETRRSYRADVRQRMDAARQRRDQMREQSGEQEPAEPDFGPDPGDELGERAGGAD; translated from the coding sequence ATGGCCGAACCCGTCTACGAGTGGTTCCAGCAGGGGATGGCTCTGCTGCGCAGCGGAGACTCCCACGCAGCGGCAACGGTGCTGGAGCGCGCGGTTGCCGCCGAGCCGGACAAGACGTCCGTTCGTGAGGCCCTGGCCCGGGCTTACTACGGCGCCGAACGGTTTGACGACGCGCTCGAGCAGTTTTTGACCGTCCTGGAGATGTCGCCCGTCAACGATTACGCGATCTTCGGCACGGGGCTTTGCCTGGGCCGGCTCGGGCGCCTGGACGAGGCGGTCGGGCACCTGAAGATGGCCGCGGTGATGCGACCGGACAACGACGACTACGTGTCCGCCGTCCGTCGCTGGGAGACCCGCCGGTCCTACCGCGCCGACGTCAGGCAGCGGATGGACGCCGCCCGGCAGCGGCGCGACCAGATGCGCGAGCAGTCCGGGGAACAGGAACCCGCCGAGCCGGACTTCGGTCCGGACCCCGGCGACGAGCTGGGCGAGCGGGCCGGCGGGGCCGATTGA
- a CDS encoding metallophosphoesterase — MHPVVRVAVVVVLGAAAGLVAVGVAPAARGPVGPGTVEVRGRLGSPRTDLRLPPLGRISAPTHRPPLRLSLLVERVDLEDLQEVLRDSSRQRRLREQVTRDLGLLLRDFAVRAVLASLAAGILLGALVPGRRPWMMAAGAAGGVLAAALVLGGSWRTFDESAFARATFEGPIEEAPRVLEAARRHFEGIGDVRKRLRVLGDRVAQLYEATSTDESTTVGQTRILHVSDVHSNPVALEMVERLAAGFRVEAVLDTGDLTSFGSPVEARIGDLIARVGKPYLFVPGNHDSPDNRASLAAVPGVQVLDGTVAQVGEVRVMGFADPTFTARNDVSSSEARAAKTAKAREVAEVVAGQLPDVVAVHDRLLASRVDDVPLVVAGHVHRRSSARKGTVRTLTVGSTGATGLGSFAVEADRPYEAQILTFSGSTLASIDYVTLRGLGGNFVVERTLIEPQSLPR; from the coding sequence ATGCATCCTGTCGTCCGTGTTGCGGTCGTGGTGGTTCTCGGTGCGGCCGCGGGACTCGTCGCGGTCGGAGTCGCCCCCGCCGCAAGAGGTCCGGTCGGCCCGGGCACGGTGGAGGTGCGGGGGCGCCTCGGCTCCCCGAGGACCGACCTGCGCCTGCCCCCGCTGGGCAGGATCTCGGCCCCCACGCACCGTCCGCCCCTGCGGCTGTCCCTCCTGGTGGAGCGGGTGGACCTGGAGGACCTGCAGGAGGTCCTCCGCGACTCCTCCCGGCAGCGACGCCTTCGGGAGCAGGTGACCCGCGATCTCGGTTTGCTTCTTCGTGACTTCGCCGTCCGGGCTGTGCTCGCCTCGCTGGCCGCCGGGATCCTGCTCGGCGCCCTCGTGCCGGGCCGCCGCCCGTGGATGATGGCCGCCGGCGCGGCGGGAGGGGTCCTCGCGGCGGCCCTCGTCCTCGGGGGGTCCTGGAGGACCTTTGACGAGTCTGCTTTCGCCAGGGCGACTTTCGAGGGCCCCATCGAGGAGGCGCCGCGGGTCCTGGAGGCCGCGCGCCGTCACTTTGAAGGCATCGGCGACGTGAGGAAGCGGCTGCGCGTTCTCGGGGACCGGGTCGCGCAGCTGTACGAGGCGACGTCCACCGACGAGTCCACCACCGTCGGCCAGACCAGGATCCTGCACGTGAGCGACGTCCACTCCAACCCCGTGGCCCTGGAGATGGTGGAAAGGCTCGCCGCGGGCTTCCGCGTGGAGGCCGTGCTGGACACCGGCGATCTGACGTCGTTCGGGTCTCCCGTCGAGGCGCGGATCGGCGACCTCATAGCACGGGTCGGCAAGCCGTACCTGTTCGTCCCCGGCAATCACGACTCTCCTGACAACCGCGCTTCCCTCGCGGCGGTGCCGGGGGTCCAGGTGCTGGACGGAACCGTCGCGCAGGTCGGCGAGGTGCGGGTGATGGGCTTCGCCGACCCCACGTTCACCGCCCGCAACGACGTCTCCTCATCCGAAGCCAGGGCCGCCAAGACCGCCAAGGCTCGCGAGGTCGCGGAAGTAGTCGCAGGACAGCTCCCCGACGTGGTGGCCGTGCACGACCGCCTCCTGGCGTCGCGGGTGGACGACGTGCCCCTGGTGGTGGCCGGACACGTCCACCGCAGAAGCTCCGCTCGGAAAGGGACCGTCAGGACCCTGACCGTCGGGTCGACCGGCGCGACCGGACTGGGGTCGTTCGCCGTCGAAGCGGACCGCCCGTACGAAGCCCAGATCCTGACGTTCTCCGGCTCGACCCTCGCCTCGATCGATTACGTCACGCTGCGGGGCCTCGGCGGCAACTTCGTGGTGGAGCGGACCCTGATCGAGCCCCAGTCGCTGCCGCGCTAG
- a CDS encoding NAD(+)/NADH kinase has product MKRVGILHHHARPRSAELSAEVAAWLEQRGHEAVAGPQTADGLDLLVVLGGDGTMLHGIRLVGSSGVPVLGVNLGRLGFLTEAAADEAVDAVERTLNGDCFIDERSTVEAWIERGSGARELLGEAINEVSVERAVGGKLIYMALTIAGQPFTRFGADGLIVATPTGSTAYAFSMRGPVVATGLRSLVVVAVGAHNLFDRPLVLSPDQDVEVALEARGTGVVVTDGRPGAEIGEGDVLHARVGPSVVRLVRLSPDSFFTRVARRFGLPQA; this is encoded by the coding sequence GTGAAGCGGGTGGGGATCCTTCACCATCACGCCCGGCCGCGCTCCGCCGAGCTTTCGGCCGAGGTGGCGGCGTGGCTGGAGCAGCGGGGGCACGAGGCGGTGGCCGGGCCGCAGACGGCCGACGGCCTGGACCTGCTCGTGGTTCTCGGAGGAGACGGCACGATGCTTCACGGGATCAGGCTGGTCGGCAGCTCCGGCGTCCCGGTGCTGGGGGTGAACCTGGGGCGCCTGGGTTTTCTGACGGAGGCCGCGGCCGACGAGGCCGTGGACGCGGTGGAGCGCACTCTCAACGGCGACTGCTTTATCGACGAACGCTCGACGGTGGAGGCGTGGATCGAGCGCGGTTCCGGCGCCCGGGAGCTGCTGGGCGAGGCGATCAACGAGGTGTCGGTGGAAAGGGCGGTGGGCGGAAAGCTGATCTACATGGCCTTGACCATCGCGGGCCAGCCGTTCACGAGGTTCGGCGCCGACGGGCTGATAGTGGCCACACCGACCGGGTCCACCGCGTACGCGTTCTCGATGCGGGGGCCCGTGGTCGCCACGGGATTGAGGTCACTGGTCGTCGTGGCAGTGGGGGCGCACAACCTGTTCGACCGCCCGCTGGTGCTGTCCCCGGACCAGGACGTCGAGGTGGCCCTGGAGGCCCGGGGGACCGGCGTCGTGGTCACCGACGGAAGGCCGGGGGCCGAGATCGGGGAGGGCGACGTCCTGCACGCGCGGGTCGGACCGTCGGTGGTGAGGCTCGTCCGGCTGAGCCCCGACAGTTTCTTCACGAGGGTCGCCAGGCGCTTCGGCCTCCCCCAGGCCTAG